The window CAGCAGCACGTCCTGCTTCTGCACGTCACGGAAGTACTCCGCCATCGTCAGAGCCGACAGTGCGACACGAAGACGCGTCCCCGGCGGCTCGTCCATCTGGCCGAAGACGAGGGCGGTCTTGTCGAAGACGCCTGCCTCCTCCATCTCACCGATGAGGTCGTTGCCCTCACGGGTGCGCTCACCGACACCGGCGAACACCGACACACCACCGTGGTCCTGCGCGACGCGCTGGATCATCTCCTGGATGAGGACGGTCTTGCCGACACCGGCACCGCCGAACAGGCCGATCTTGCCGCCCTGCACGTACGGGGTGAGCAGGTCGATGCTCTTGATGCCGGTCTCGAACATCTCCGTCTTCGACTCGAGCTGGTCGAAGCTCGGCGCCTGGCGGTGGATGCCCCAGCGCTCGGTGATCTCGACCTGCTCGCCCGGAGCGGCGTTGAGGACGTCGCCGGTCACGTTGAAGACCTTGCCCTTGGTGACATCGCCGACGGGAACCGTGATCGGGCCGCCGGTGTTGCGCACCTCCTGCCCGCGGACGATACCGTCCGTGGGCTTCAGGGCGATGGCGCGCACGAGGTCATCACCCAGGTGCTGGGCGACCTCGAGCGTGATCTCCGTCGACTCCTCGCCGATGGTGATCGTGGTCTTGAGCGCGTTGTAGATGTCGGGGATCGCGTCGTGCGGGAACTCGATGTCGACGACGGGGCCGGTCACGCGCGCGACGCGCCCGACGACGGCGACGGACGCCTGATCGGCCGTTGCGGTGGTGGTCATGGTGTCTTCCTCGTTTTCTACTTGCCGGACGCCAGGGCGTCGGCGCCGCCGACGATCTCGGCGATCTGCTGCGTGATCTCGGCCTGACGCGCGTTGTTGCGCAGGCGGGTGTAGTCGGTGATGAGCTTGTCGGCGTTGTCGCTGGCCGACTTCATCGCCTTCTGCGTGGCGGCGTGCTTGGCCGCCGAGGACTGCAGGAGGGCGTTGAAGACGCGGCTCTGGATGTACACCGGGAGCAGGGAGTCCAGAACGGCCTCGGCATCCGGCTCGAACTCGTAGAGCGGGTAGACCGCCGCCGCGGATGACGACGCCTCTTCGGCCGCCTCGACGACCTCGAGCGGGAGGAGACGCACAGTCTCCGGGCTCTGGGTCATCATGCTCACGAAGCGGTTGTACACGAGGTGGATCTCGTCCACCCCGCCCGCTCCGCCGCCGCGGCGGAAGGCCTCGAGCAGCGTGTCCGCGATCTCTTCGGCGGTCGAGAAGTGCGGTGTGTCGGTGTCACCCGTCCACTCCGCGGCCGCTTCGAGCTTGCGGAACTGGAAGAACCCGACCGCCTTGCGGCCGACGAGGTAGAACACCGGCTCGCGGCCCTCGCTGCGCAGAAGCTCGCCCTGTTCCAGCCCCGCCCGGATGATCTGCGAGTTGAACGCCCCCGCCAATCCGCGGTCGGACGAGAAGATCACGACGGCGGAGCGGCGGATCACCTCGGGCTCACGCGTGAGCGGGTGGTCGACGTTCGAGTACGTCGCGACGGCCGACACGGCCCGCGTCACGGCCTGCGCGAAGGGCGAGGATGCGCGCACGCGCGTCATCGCCTTCTGAATGCGCGAAGCCGCGATGAGCTCCATCGCCTTCGTGATCTTCTTGGTCGTCTGAGCAGAAGCGATCTTCTGCTTGTAGACCCTGAGTTGAGCGCCCATGATTTACGGCTCCGTACGTCAGCCGCGACGGCCCTTGACGATCTTCTCCTGGTTGATGTCCTCGACCTCGGCGGCAGCGAACTGCTCGTTGCCGGGGGCGCCGATGGCCTTGGCGCCACCGGAGGTGAATTCCAGGATGAACTCGTCAGTGACCTTCTCGAGCTCGGCGACGGTCGCGTCGTCGAGTACGTTGGTGTCGCGGAGGGTGTCGAGAACCTGCGTGTTGCGACGCAGGTGGTCCAGCAGCTCGCGCTCGAACTTCAGCACGTCCTCGACCGCGATCGCGTCGAGCTTGCCGTTGGTGCCGGCCCAGATCGAGACGACCTGCTCCTCCACCGGGTACGGCGAGTACTGCGGCTGCTTCAGCAGCTCGGTCAGGCGAGCACCGCGCTCGAGCTGACGACGCGAAGCCGCATCCAGGTCGGAGGCGAACATCGCGAACGCCTCGAGGGAGCGGTACTGCGCGAGTTCCAGCTTCAGCGTGCCCGAGACCTTCTTGATCGACTTGACCTGGGCGTCACCGCCGACACGCGAGACCGAGATACCCACGTCGACCGCGGGACGCTGGTTGGCGTTGAACAGGTCGGACTGCAGGAAGATCTGGCCGTCGGTGATCGAGATCACGTTGGTCGGGATGTAGGCCGACACGTCGTTGGCCTTCGTCTCGATGATGGGAAGACCCGTCATCGAGCCCGCTCCCAGCTCGTCGCTCAGCTTCGCGCAGCGCTCGAGCAGACGCGAGTGCAGGTAGAACACGTCACCCGGGTAGGCTTCGCGGCCCGGCGGGCGGCGCAGCAGCAGCGAAACGGCACGGTAGGCCTCGGCCTGCTTCGACAGGTCGTCGAAGATGATCAGGACGTGCTTGCCGCCGTACATCCAGTGCTGGCCGATGGCCGAGCCTGTGTAGGGGGCGAGGTACTTGAAGCCGGCGGGGTCGGAGGCGGGAGCGGCGACGATCGTCGTGTACTCCATCGCGCCGGCGTCCTCGAGCGCACCCTTCACGGATGCGATCGTGGAGCCCTTCTGGCCGATGGCGACGTAGATGCAGCGCACCTGCTTGTTGACGTCGCCCGACTCCCAGTTGGCCTTCTGGTTGATGATCGTGTCGATCGCGATGGCCGTCTTGCCCGTCTGGCGGTCGCCGATGATGAGCTGGCGCTGCCCACGGCCGACGGGGATCATGGCGTCGATCGCCTTGATGCCGGTCTGCAGGGGCTCGTGCACGCTCTTGCGCTGCATGACGCCGGGCGCCTGCAGTTCAAGGGCACGACGACCCTCGGCCTCGATGGCGCCGAGACCGTCGATGGGGTTTCCGAGCGGGTCGACGACCCGGCCGAGGAAGCCGTCGCCGACGGGCGCGGAGAGGACCTCACCGGTGCGAGTGACCGGCTGACCGGCCTCGATGCCGGCGAAGTCGCCGAGGACGACCACACCGGCTTCCTTCTCGTCGAGGTTCAGCGCGAGACCCTGGGTGCCGTCTTCGAACACGACGAGCTCGTTGGCCATGAGGCCGGGGAGGCCCTCGACGTGCGCGATGCCGTCGCCGGCGTCGATGACGGACCCGACCTCTGCCGTCGCGGCGCCGGTCGGCTCGTATGCTGCGACGAAGTCCTTCAGGGCGTCACGGATGACGTCGGGGCTGATGGAGATGTCTGCCATTGTCTTCCTTCGGTTCATGGGGCCTCGGCCCCGAAGTCTCCGCCGTGCGGCGGGAAGTCTTGTCAGCCGGCGAGCCGCTGACGGAGATCGGCGAGACGCGCGGAGACGCTCGCGTCGATGACGTCGTCGGCGATCTGCACACGCAGTCCGCCGACGATCGACGGGTCGATGACCGTGTTCAGCGCCACGTCGGCGCCGTACCGTGCCGACAGGGTGGAGCGGAGTCGCTCGCTCTGCGCGTCGCTGAGCGGCGCGGCCACCGTGACGGTGGCCACGACTCGGCTACGCTGCGCCGCGACCAATGACAGGGCACGCGCGAGCGCCTGGCGGATCCGACGCTCGCGCGGCTGCTGCACGAGACCGGACACCACCAGGACCGTCGCCGCACTCGCACGACCGTCGAGGAGCTTCTCGACGAGCGCGCCCTTGGCGGCGTTGTCACCCATGCGCGAGCCGAGGGCGAGCTCGAGCTCGGGGTTCTCGGCGACCGTGCGGGAGAAGGCGAAGAGCTCACCCTCGAGGTCCGTGTCGGATGCCGCGACGGACGCGGCCCGCACCGCGAGCTCCTCGACACCGTCGACGAGCTCGTCGGCGGACGACCAGCGCTGCACCACCACGGCCTCCAGCAGCTGCACGGCGACCGAGGAGAACCTCGGACCGAACACGTCCGCGATGACCTTGCGGCGCGCGTCGCCGGCCGCGGCGGAATCCGATACCGCGCCCGCGAGCGCGGACGAGGAGCCGAGGACGCGGGCGGCCTGGAACAGCTCGCCCGCGACCTCGAGATCCACTCCGGATGCCTCACCCAGAGCGGTGGTGGTCACCGCGAGGGCGTGCGTGGTGGCGCTTCCCATTAGTTGGCCGCCTTCTCAGAGGCCTCGAGCTCTTCGAGGAAGCGGTCGACGACGCCCTGCGCGGCCTTGTCGTCGCTCAGCTTCTCGCCGATCACGCCGCCGGCGAGATCGAGAGCGAGCGTGCCGACCTCGGCGCGCAGCGTGACCAGGGCGGTCTGGCGCTCGGCCTCGATCTGGGCGCGCGCCTGGGCGCTCACACGGGCAGCCTCGGTCGACGCGGCCTCACGTGCCTCGGCGACGATCTTCTTGCCGTCCTCGCGGGCGACCTCACGGATCTCACCGGCTTCCTTGCGCGCCTCGGCGAGCTGAGCGGTGTACTCCTCCAGCGCGGCCTCGGCCTGACGCTGTGCCTCGTCGGCCTTGGCGATGTTGCCCTCGATCGCGGCGGCCCGCTTGTCGAGGAGCTCCTGCATCCGAGGAAGCACGACGCGCCAGAAGACGAACAGGATGACGACGAAGCACACCGCCGACCAGACGATGTCGTACACCGCCGGGATGAGGGGGCTCGGGGCTGCCGCGCCACCTTCCTCGGCGGCGCGGGCGACAAGAGCGTTCAGCATCCTGTCTCCTTACTTTGGTCGATGGGGCTCAGGCGCCGAAGATGAAGCCGGTCGCGATACCGATGAAGGCGAGCGCCTCGGTGAAGGCGATACCGATGAACATGAGGACCTGCAGGCGGCCGGCGAGCTCGGGCTGGCGAGCGACGCCCTCGATCGTCTTGCCGACGACGATGCCCACGCCGATAGCGGGGCCGATGGCGGCGAGGCCGTAGCCGATCGTCGCGACAGATCCGGTCACCTGGGCGAGAACCGTAGTTGCGTCCACGGATGTTTCCTTTCGTTGTGGGCGGCGGGTGCCGTCCCGATCAGTGCTCTTCAGCGACAGCGAGCTGGATGTAGACCGCGGTCAGGATGGTGAAGACGTATGCCTGGAGGAAGGCCACCAGGATCTCGAAGAGGGTGAAGGCGAAGCCGAAGGCGAGTGTTCCGGCGCCGAGCAGCGTCCAGAATCCGCTGAGCCCGAAGACGAAGAACTGCGTCGCGGCGAAGAACAGCACGAGCATGAGGTGTCCGACGATCATGTTCATCAGCAGACGCAGGGTGAGCGTCACCGGCCGGATGATGAAGGTCGACAGGAACTCGAGCGGGATGATGATGATGTACAGCGGCCACGGCACGCCCGAAGGCATCAGAGAGTTCTTGAAGAACTTGCCCGGGCTCTTCTTGACGCCTGCGTAGATGAAGGTGACATACGCCACGACGGCGAGCAGCAGCGGAACCGCGATGACGCTCGTACCGGCGATGTTCAGACCCGGGATGATGCCCGTGATGTTCATGAACAGGACCATGAAGAAGATGGTCGTGAGAATCGGCAGGAAGCGGTTGCCGTCCTTGCGGCCCAGCAGATCGTGCGCGATGTTGACGCGGACGAAATCGAGCCCCATCTCCACGACGCTCTGGAAGCGGGTGGGGATCAGACGCATCCGTCGCGTACCGACCAGGAACAGCACGACGAGCACGACGGTGGCCAGGATCTGGATCAGGTTGATCCGCGTGATCGCGAAGGGCGATCCCTCGAAGAGGATCGCATCCGGGAAGAATTCCCAGATGGAGGGCGCATGGAACTCGGGGCCGGATTCCTCGGCGGAAACGATCAGGGTCGCAGCTTGACTAAACAGCGCTTGCTCCAACTTCGGGGCACCGGTCTAAACCGTTGCGACGATGGATGATGTACACCGCGCTCGGGCACTCTGGCGCTCGTGGTCGGGTGCCGGAACAGCCTATCAAACTCCCAGGGTCGCCAGTCACACCGACCCCGACGGGCGGGCGTCATCGGTGCGCTCCCCCTCTTCCGGGTCGGTGGGCAGTGTGGTGTCCGAGACGTGCGGCAGCCGGCGGCGCATGAGCACGACGACATCGACCACGAGCGAGGCGATGACGCTCACCACCAGGGCCACGAAGAAGACGCCCGGCACGATCCAGGCCGCCCCTCGCAGCGCGAGCATGACCAGCACGAACACGACGAGCTTGAGGATCCACCCGCCCAGGACGATGCCGAAGAAGATCGGCACGTACAGCGGGTCGCCGAACCAGCGGTTGGCGATGAGGATGCTGCCGGCGGTGATCCCGAGGAAGACGGCGGAGATCAGCACGCCGACCAGCGCGCTGATCAGTCCCTCGACGCCGGCGACGAGCAGTCCCCCGACGGCTCCGGCGACCAGCAGGACGCCGATCACAGCGGCGAACCACAGCAGGGCGGTGCGCAGGAAGGGCGTACTGGAGACGGGGGTGGGGGCATTCATGGAGTTTCCTCGGCGATCTCGTCGGGGGCTGTGGTGGATCTCGAACGGCGGGCGGGCAGGAAGGTGACGACGAGGCAGGCGGCGACGCCGACCACGCCGAAGGCCACTCCGATCCAGTACTGGCCGAACCAGTCCTCACGGGTGGCGATGTACATCAGCAGGAAAGTGATCCCGATGATCGCCGTCCACGCGTAGAAGATGAGCACGGCATCGCGGTCGGAATGGCCCATGTCGAGCATCCGATGGTGCAGGTGCTTGCGAT is drawn from Microbacterium binotii and contains these coding sequences:
- the atpA gene encoding F0F1 ATP synthase subunit alpha, producing MADISISPDVIRDALKDFVAAYEPTGAATAEVGSVIDAGDGIAHVEGLPGLMANELVVFEDGTQGLALNLDEKEAGVVVLGDFAGIEAGQPVTRTGEVLSAPVGDGFLGRVVDPLGNPIDGLGAIEAEGRRALELQAPGVMQRKSVHEPLQTGIKAIDAMIPVGRGQRQLIIGDRQTGKTAIAIDTIINQKANWESGDVNKQVRCIYVAIGQKGSTIASVKGALEDAGAMEYTTIVAAPASDPAGFKYLAPYTGSAIGQHWMYGGKHVLIIFDDLSKQAEAYRAVSLLLRRPPGREAYPGDVFYLHSRLLERCAKLSDELGAGSMTGLPIIETKANDVSAYIPTNVISITDGQIFLQSDLFNANQRPAVDVGISVSRVGGDAQVKSIKKVSGTLKLELAQYRSLEAFAMFASDLDAASRRQLERGARLTELLKQPQYSPYPVEEQVVSIWAGTNGKLDAIAVEDVLKFERELLDHLRRNTQVLDTLRDTNVLDDATVAELEKVTDEFILEFTSGGAKAIGAPGNEQFAAAEVEDINQEKIVKGRRG
- a CDS encoding F0F1 ATP synthase subunit gamma, with translation MGAQLRVYKQKIASAQTTKKITKAMELIAASRIQKAMTRVRASSPFAQAVTRAVSAVATYSNVDHPLTREPEVIRRSAVVIFSSDRGLAGAFNSQIIRAGLEQGELLRSEGREPVFYLVGRKAVGFFQFRKLEAAAEWTGDTDTPHFSTAEEIADTLLEAFRRGGGAGGVDEIHLVYNRFVSMMTQSPETVRLLPLEVVEAAEEASSSAAAVYPLYEFEPDAEAVLDSLLPVYIQSRVFNALLQSSAAKHAATQKAMKSASDNADKLITDYTRLRNNARQAEITQQIAEIVGGADALASGK
- a CDS encoding F0F1 ATP synthase subunit B; the encoded protein is MLNALVARAAEEGGAAAPSPLIPAVYDIVWSAVCFVVILFVFWRVVLPRMQELLDKRAAAIEGNIAKADEAQRQAEAALEEYTAQLAEARKEAGEIREVAREDGKKIVAEAREAASTEAARVSAQARAQIEAERQTALVTLRAEVGTLALDLAGGVIGEKLSDDKAAQGVVDRFLEELEASEKAAN
- the atpD gene encoding F0F1 ATP synthase subunit beta; protein product: MTTTATADQASVAVVGRVARVTGPVVDIEFPHDAIPDIYNALKTTITIGEESTEITLEVAQHLGDDLVRAIALKPTDGIVRGQEVRNTGGPITVPVGDVTKGKVFNVTGDVLNAAPGEQVEITERWGIHRQAPSFDQLESKTEMFETGIKSIDLLTPYVQGGKIGLFGGAGVGKTVLIQEMIQRVAQDHGGVSVFAGVGERTREGNDLIGEMEEAGVFDKTALVFGQMDEPPGTRLRVALSALTMAEYFRDVQKQDVLLFIDNIFRFTQAGSEVSTLLGRMPSAVGYQPNLADEMGVLQERITSTRGHSITSLQAIYVPADDYTDPAPATTFAHLDATTELSREIASKGLYPAIDPLTSTSRILDPRYIGEDHYRVATSVKQILQKNKELQEIIAILGVDELSEEDKIVVSRARRIQQFLSQNTYMAKKFTGVEGSTVPIKETIESFDAIVKGEFDHVAEQAFFNVGGISDVEAKWAQIQKENG
- the atpE gene encoding F0F1 ATP synthase subunit C encodes the protein MDATTVLAQVTGSVATIGYGLAAIGPAIGVGIVVGKTIEGVARQPELAGRLQVLMFIGIAFTEALAFIGIATGFIFGA
- the atpB gene encoding F0F1 ATP synthase subunit A, which codes for MEQALFSQAATLIVSAEESGPEFHAPSIWEFFPDAILFEGSPFAITRINLIQILATVVLVVLFLVGTRRMRLIPTRFQSVVEMGLDFVRVNIAHDLLGRKDGNRFLPILTTIFFMVLFMNITGIIPGLNIAGTSVIAVPLLLAVVAYVTFIYAGVKKSPGKFFKNSLMPSGVPWPLYIIIIPLEFLSTFIIRPVTLTLRLLMNMIVGHLMLVLFFAATQFFVFGLSGFWTLLGAGTLAFGFAFTLFEILVAFLQAYVFTILTAVYIQLAVAEEH
- a CDS encoding F0F1 ATP synthase subunit delta, whose amino-acid sequence is MGSATTHALAVTTTALGEASGVDLEVAGELFQAARVLGSSSALAGAVSDSAAAGDARRKVIADVFGPRFSSVAVQLLEAVVVQRWSSADELVDGVEELAVRAASVAASDTDLEGELFAFSRTVAENPELELALGSRMGDNAAKGALVEKLLDGRASAATVLVVSGLVQQPRERRIRQALARALSLVAAQRSRVVATVTVAAPLSDAQSERLRSTLSARYGADVALNTVIDPSIVGGLRVQIADDVIDASVSARLADLRQRLAG